Genomic segment of Oceanimonas sp. GK1:
CGATGCCGAGCAGCTCAAGGGCTTTTTCAATGCCATGCAGGCGCTGGTGGCCGAGAAGAAGCTGCTGGCCTACCACGACCGGGGCGACGGCGGTCTGTTCGTGACCCTGGCGGAAATGGCCTTTGCCGGTAACACCGGCCTCAATGTCGAACTCGATCTGCTGGGGGCCGACCATCTGGCGGCACTGTTCAACGAAGAGCTGGGTGCCGTGCTGCAAGTGCGCCGGGAAGACAAGGAAGCGGTGCTCACCTGCCTGGCCGGCCACGGTCTGGCCGCCTGCACCCATGTGATTGGCGAGCCCAACCACGACGACACCCTGCGTCTGCTGGCCGACGGCGAAGAAATTTACGCCGAGTCCCGCACCACGCTGCGCCGGTTGTGGTCCGAGACCAGCTACCGCCTGCAGGCCCTGCGCGACAACCCCGAGTGCGCCCAGGCCGAGTTCGAGGCCAAGCTCGACGCCACCCCGGGTCTGTCGGCGTCGCTGACCTTTGATCCGAAGGAAGACATCGCCGCGCCCTTTATCGCCAAGGGTGTGCACCCGAGAATGGCCATTCTGCGCGAGCAGGGAGTGAACTCCCACATGGAAATGGCCGCCGCCTTTGACCGGGCCGGGTTCAGTGCGGTGGACGTGCACATGAGCGATTTGCAAAGCGGTCGCCTGCGTCTGGACGAATTCGCCGGCCTGGTGGCCTGTGGCGGCTTCTCCTACGGTGACGTGCTCGGCGCCGGCGGCGGCTGGGCCAAGAGCATTCTGTTCAACGAAGCCCTGCGCGCCCAGTTCGAGGCCTTCTTTCAGCGCGACGACAGCTTCGCCCTCGGCGTGTGCAACGGCTGTCAGATGCTGTCCCAATTGCGGGATCTGATCCCCGGTGCGGCCCACTGGCCGGACTTTGTGCGCAATACCTCCGAGCGTTTCGAAGCCCGCTTCAGCCTGGTGGAAGTGCAGGAGTCGCCCAGCCTGTTCCTGTCCGGCATGGCCGGCTCTCGCCTGCCCATCGCCGTGTCCCACGGTGAAGGCCGGGTACAGCCCAAGCGTGCCGACATCGCCGCGCTGGAAGCCAGCGGCACCGTGGCGCTGCGCTTTGTGGACCACCATGGCCAGGCGACCGAGCGTTATCCGTTCAACCCCAATGGCTCCGCCAACGGCATTACCGGCCTGACCAGCGAAGACGGCCGGGTCACCATCATGATGCCGCACCCGGAGCGAGTGTTCCGCACCGTGGCCAACTCCTGGCACCCGGACAACTGGGGCGAGGACGGCGGCTGGATGCGCATGTTCCGCAATGCCCGCAAGCACATCGGCTAAATTGCTTATTGCTTCTCAAAATAAAAAGCCCGCGAAAAGCGGGCTTTTTATTTGCCGTTTGAGTCTATATGATGGTCGCGCTCAAAAATAAAACATCGACCTGCTTTGCCATCAAAGCGAGGTTATCTAATCAAACAAGAGCACGACGATGGATCAAAACAACTGGTTACCAGGGCTGGCAGCGCCGGCGCCGGAAAGCGCTTCGGCGTACCGGCGGGCGCCGCCGGCCGACGCGTTGATGCTGGCCCGGCAAGTCATGCAGTACACGCGGGAAGGCATAGTGATCATGGACCCCCGGGGCCGGGTGCTGGAAGTGAATCCGGCCTTTTGCCAGCACTGCGAGCTGGATGCCGCGGCGCTCGAAGGACGCCATATTACCCACGTGAGCAAGGGGCTGCACAATGGCCGCTATTACCGTCGTATCTGGCAGCGGCTGCAATTTCAGGAGCAGTGGGAAGGGGAAGTGGAGCATGTTACCCGCCGCGGTGAGGTGGCCACCCACTGGCTGATGCTGCGGCTGATACGTGACGAGGCGGGCCGGATCACCCACATCGTCGGCATTCTCGACGACATCAGCCGGCTGCGCCAGTCGGAAGAGCGGCTCAGTTACCTGGCCCATCACGACAGCCTGACCGGCACCGCCAACCGGGAGTTTCTGCTGAGCTGGTTTGCCCGTATTCGTTTTGACCTGCAACCAAACGAGCAACTGGCGCTGTTGTTTATCGATCTGGACCGCTTCAAGCCCATCAACGACGGTTTTGGCCATGGCGTGGGAGACCGGGTGCTCAGGGCCCTGGCCGGGCGTCTGCAGCAAATGGTGGACGCCAACGAGATGGTGGCGCGTATCGGTGGCGACGAATTTGTGATGGTATGGCGCGACATCGACAGTGAACAAGCCCTGTTTGACCGGGCCGGCCGGTTGCTCGAGCGGCTGGAGGCGCCGGTGCGGGTGGAGCATCATGAACTCAGCGTGGGCGCCAGCGTCGGCATCAGCCTGTATCCTCGCCACGGGCTGGAAATAGAAACCCTGCTGCGTTACGCCGACACCGCCATGTACGAGGCCAAATCCCGCAGCCGGTCGCACATTGCGCTGTTTGACAGCAACACCTTTGCGCAACTGGAGCAGCGCAGCCGGCTGGCGCGGGATTTCCACCAGGCCCTGGCGCAGCAGCAGCTGTTTCTGGCATACCAGCCACGGCTGGAGATGGAAAGCGGCGCCCTGCCGGCGGTGGAGGCTCTGTTGCGCTGGCGCCACCCCACGCTCGGGCTGGTGTCGCCCGATGCCTTTTTGCCCGCCGCCCGGGATGCGGGCCTGCTGGGGCGGCTGGCGGAGTGGGTGTTTGCCACCGCGGCGCAGCAGCACCGGCACTGGCGGCAGCAGGGCTGGCGCGGCCGCATCAGCCTGAACATGAGCGGGCTGGAACCGGAGCTGGAGCAGCAACGCACTTTACGGCTGCTCGATATTCTGCGGGAGCAGGGCGCCAATCCGGCGGATTTCGAGCTGGAGCTGCGCAGCGACGTCATCATGCGCCGCAGCGAATCCCTGCTGCGGGTCCTGGCCGGCTTTCGCGAAGCCGGCATGGCGGTGTATCTCGACAACCTGGGCCATGGCCGGTTTCGTTTCGATCTGCTGAAAAAACTGCCGGTGGACGGCATCAAGCTGGATCGGACCCTGCTGAGGGAGCCGTTCGATATTTTTGACCAGTCGGTGGTTCAGTCGCTGCTGTTGCTGGCCCGGACCCTGGGGCTCAATACCGTGGCCTGCGGCGTGGAAAACGCCGGTCAACTGGCGTTTTTGCGCGAACACGGCTGCCGCCAGGTGCAGGGCGCCTGGCTGTCCGGGCCATTGGCACCGGAGCGGGTGCCGAGCTTTACTCCAGCCCTTCCAGGGTCAGCTGCCCCGGGCTGATCGACAGGCTCAGGGTGCCGTTTTTCAGCCGCTGTTGCAGAGGATCCTGCTCGTTCAGCCGGTAGACCGGATAGCGCGACAGGTAATCGGCCAGGCTCTGCAACAGCAGCGGCAGCATAAAACCGGCCTGGGGGCCGGCATCGCTGTTGTTGAGGTGGTAGCCAAGCAGCTCGAACTCGTCCAGATAGAGGGCACCCTCGCCGCTGTCAAAGCGGGGGCGGGCGCTGAAATCGCCGCTGATGTCCCAGTCATGTCGTACGCCGCCCTGCTCCAGGGTGACCAAGCCCCGCCCGAATACCCTGGCCTTGTCGGCTTCCTGCCGGCCCAGGGCCACCTGCACGTCCTCAATGCGCACACCGGCCTTGAGCCAGTCCCCCAGGCTGACCGGAAAGTCGCGGCCCAGCTGGGTGGCCAGCTGACGGTTGAGCTGCTGCTCGGTGAGGGTCAGGGTCTGTGCCGAGAGGGCCGTACTCACTCCAAAAAGAATCAAAAACAATATACTTTTCATGGTCCTGTGCTCATGATGCCAAGAGATGTCTGCTACAGTCTGCCCCGTTCATTCCAAAAGGAGCAAGGCGTTTTTGAACGATTACATCTATACCGTTGCCGGCTGGCTGCTGTTTGCGGCCCACACCAGCCTGGTGGTGGGTGTCACCTTTCGCGTGATCATGAAACGCCGGCCGGTGGGCGTGTCCCTGGCCTGGCTGGCGCTGATCTTTGCCATTCCGATTCTGGGGGTGGCCACCTACATTTTGTTTGGTGAGGTGCGTCTGGGTCGCAAGCGGGCCGAGCGGGCCCGGGCCATGTACCGGCCTCATGCCGACTGGATCAATGTGCTGGTCACCCGCTTTCCCGGCCAGCAGTTTGAGATCAACGATCAGGTCCGGCCCATTTACGAGCTGGTCAAGGCCCGCTTCAACATGCCCATGCTGAGCGGCAACGGCATGACCCTGCTGCAGCAGCCCGTGAATATTCTGAGTGCGATCAGAATGGACATCGAGCGGGCGCGCAGCTCCTGTTTCCTGGAGTTTTATATCTGGCATGCCGGCGGCATGGCCGACGAGGTGGCCCTGGCGTTGATGGCGGCGGCCCGGCGCGGAGTGGACTGCCGGCTGCTGCTGGACTCGGTGGGCAGCGCCGACTTCTTTCGCAGCCGCTGGCCGGCACGAATGAAAGAAGCCGGGGTCAAGGTGGTGGAAGTGCTGCCGGTGGGGGCCTTTCGCGTGCTGTTCGAGCGTCAGGATCTGCGCATGCACCGCAAGCTGGTGGTGATCGACGACGACGTCGCCTACACCGGCTCCATGAATCTGGTGGATCCCGCCTGCTTCAAGCAGGACGCCGGCGTGGGCCAGTGGGTGGACATCATGCTGCGCATTCGCGGCCCCATCGTGCCCATTATCTGGTCGCTGTTTGTGTGGGACTGGGAAATGGAAACCGGCGAGCGGCTGCTGGAGCAGCTGGAGTACCACCCCATCAGTTGCCTGGACAACCAGCTCAGGCTGCAATTGTTGCCGTCGGGCCCCTTTATGGGGGGCGACGCCATCAGCCAGAGCCTGCTCTGCGCCGTGTACCAGGCTCGGCGCCGACTGGTGCTGATCACCCCTTATTTTGTGCCCGACGATCCTCTGGTGGCGGCCCTGTGCTCCGCCGCCGACCGGGGCGTGGAGGTGCAGTTGCTGCTGCCGGCGAAAAACGACTCGCGCATGGTTAACCACGCCTGCAACGCCTTCTTTGACGAGCTGCTGCACGCCGGGGTGGAAATTCATCTTTATTCCGCCGGCCTGCTGCACACCAAGTGCGTGCTGGTGGATCACCAGTTTGGTCTGGTGGGCACGGTGAACCTGGACAGACGCAGTTTCTGGCTGAATTTCGAGATGACCCTGCTGGTGGATGACGGCCAGGTCATGGGGGAGCTGCTGCAGCTGGCGGATGGCTACCTGGCGGATGCCCGGCCGCTGTCGTGGCTGGAATGGCGCCAGCGGCCGCTGCGCAAGCGGCTGCTGGAAAACCTGTTTTATCTGCTCAGCCCGCTGCTTTAAGAGCTGGGATTGGGGAATAGGGACTGGGGATTAGTAAGTCCCTAATCCCTGATCCCCAGTCACGGGGTTATTGCTGGTAATGCTTGAGGAAGCGGGCGATGCGCTCGATGGCGTCGGTGATGTCGTCAACCCTTGGCAGGGTGACCAGACGGAAATGATCCGGTTTGGGCCAGTTGAAGCCGGTGCCCTGCACGATCAGCATTTTTTCCTGCAGCAGCAGGTCATACACCATTTTTTGATCGTCTTTGATGTTGTACACCTTGGGATCCAGCTTCGGAAACATGTAGATGGCACCCTTGGGCTTGACGCAGCTCACGCCGGGAATCTCGTTCAGCAGCTCCCAGGCCCGATCGCGCTGGCGGCGCAGCCGGCCGCCGGGCAATACCAGCTCGTTGATGCTCTGGTAACCGCCCAGGGCCGCCTGAATGCAGTGCTGCATGGGCACGTTGGCGCACAGCCGCATGGAGGAGAGCATTTCCAGTCCTTCAATATATCCCCGGGCCTGGTGCTTGGGGCCGCTCAGCATCATCCAGCCCTGGCGAAAGCCGGCGGCGCGATAGCTTTTTGACAGGCCGTTGAAGGTGGCCACCAGCACGTCGTCGCACAGGGTGCACACCGAGTGGTGGGCCACGTCGTCGTACAGAATTTTGTCGTAGATTTCGTCGGCAAAAATAATCAGCTTGTTCTGGCGGGCGATTTCGATCACTTCCAGCAGAAACTCGCTGCCATAGACGGCGCCGGTGGGATTGTTGGGGTTGATCAGCACTATGCCCTTGGTGCGCGGGCTTATCTTGGCGCGAATGTCGTCCAGATCCGGGTACCAGTCGGCCTGCTCGTCGCACATGTAGTGCACCGCCTTGCCGCCGGACAGGGTGACGGCGGCGGTCCACAGCGGGTAGTCGGGGGCCGGCACCAGGATCTCGTCGCCGTTGTTGAGCAGGGCCTGCATGGCCATCACAATCAACTCGGAGACGCCGTTGCCGATGTAGATGTCGTCCAGATCCGTGGTGCGCAGTCCCTTTTGCTGGTAGTACTGCATCACCGCCTTGCGCGCCGAGAACAGGCCCTTGGAGTCGCAATAGCCCTGGCTGGTGGGCAGGTTGAGGATGGCATCTTTCAGCAGCTCTTCCGGGGCATCAAAGCCGAACGGGGCCGGATTGCCGATGTTGAGCTTGAGAATGCGGTGGCCTTCGTCTTCAAGACGGCGGGCTTCCTTGTGAACGGGTCCGCGAATGTCGTAACAGACGTTGTCCAGCTTGTGGGATTTCTCTACGGAATGCATGGGTGTTTAGGGCCTCGGAATCATACGGCTGCCCGGCGGGAGCGACGCCCGGCGAAAGCCGGTCCGGCCCCGGTTTAATGAAAGTCCGGTCCGCTGGCGGGCAGTACCATTAAGGTAATGGTGTCCATGATGGAGCTTTGGTCGCCGAATGAAAAGAGGGAAAAGGGGGACTTGAGCGAAAAAAATTCTGAAAACGGTGATTTTTCAGCAGAGTTGGCGTGAAAGCAAGCAACCGGGGGCGACGCTGCCGCCCCCGGCCAGGCTTACTGATACAGGCCCAGATGTTCTTTGGCATGGGCTTCGAAGTCGGTGAAGCCGCCGATGTGCTGCTGGTCAAGGAAAATCTGCGGTACGGTTTCCACCGGTTTGCCGACGGTCTTTTCCAGATCGGCCTTGGAGATGCCCTCGGCGTGAATATCCACGTAGCGGTACTTGAAATCATCCCGCTCGTTGGAGAGTTGCTCCGCCAGATCCTTGGCGCGAACGCAGAAGGGGCAACCGGGACGACCAAAAATCACTGCAAACATGCTGTTCTCCTTTTCTGTTGACGGACGGCAGTATAGGCCAGGCCGGTCCTGCCGCGAAAATCGTTAATTGTTGGGGGATTGATTGGCACTGACAATGGACGCTCGCGCGGCCACACCTTCCAGCCAGTCGCGCTCAAAGCGCCGGGCCGGCCATTCCAGCTCACCGTCGGCCATGGCCTGCTCCTGCTCCGGACTCAGGGACAGGCCGTTTTGCAGCAGCACAAAGGCCTTGCGTTCGCCGTTGGCGGTGTCGATAAAACCGGCCAGGTTCTGCACATGGGCAATGGTGCCGGTTTTGGCGATCACCCTTCCCGTGAGCGCCGGGCTCAGCACGCTCTTGCGGTAGCGCAGGGTGCCGCTTTCCCCGCTGACCGGAAGCCGGGCCATCAGCCACTGGGCGCGCGGATCCCGGCTGATCACAAGCAGCACCGCCATCAGGTCTTTTGCCCGCAACAGGTTGTGGGCCGAGAGCCCGGAGCCGTCCGCCAGCCAGGCCGGTCCCAGATCGATATCGGCTTTTTCTTTAAGAATGTCGCGCACCGCCTGGGTACCGTTGCGAAAACTGCCGGGTTGGTTGAAGTGCAACCGCCCCAGCGTGCGCAGCAGGCTGTCGGCATAGAGGTTGTCGGAATGCACCAGAATGCGTTCGGCCAGCTCACTCAAGGGCGGTGAGTGATGGCGGCCCAGGGTGGGCCAGTCGGCCGTATCGAGGCGGCTGCCTTCAATGTGGCCGGAGAGGGTGATCCCGGCCTGCTGCAGTGCCCACCGGGTCAGTTGCTGGCCCCAGGCGGTGACGTCCTGAATGGCAAAGCGCAGTGGCCAGGGATCCTGGCGCGGGCCGATGCAGCCGGTGAGGTGATACCGGTTGGGCGGAGTCATTTCAAGCTCCAGCGCGCAGAAGCGCTGTTCACGCTCGGCCTTGTTCAGCACCTCCACCGCGGCGCTGACGGTGACCGGCTGGTGGGACGGTACCGTGGCCCGGGCCGGCTGGCCGGCGCGGGCATAGAGGGCACCCTGCACGCAGTTCCTGTCGAGGATCAGCGCTGCCGCCGGCGCCGTGTAGCACACCCCGAGATCGTTCCAGGACCAGCCGTTGCCCCGGTCGTAACCATCAAAATGAACCTGGTTGAGCAGCACCCGGCCACTGACATGACGAATGCCGCTGTGCCGTAGCAGCCCGGCCAGTTGCTCTCGGGTAAAGGTGGGATCACCGACAAAGTCGATGAGCAAGTCGCCGTCCAGCCGGCCCTGGTGCAGGGCGCCCCGGTAGCGAAGGTGGGTGGTATAGCGCCAGTCCGGCCCCAGGGCCAGGGCGCCGGCGAGCACGGTCACCAGTTTCTGGGTGGAGGCGGGTTTCATCAGTTGCTCGCTCTGATGACTGAGCTCCACTTCGCCGCTGGCGGCATCGGCCAGCATCCAGGCGCTTTGTCCGTGTTGTGGCGGCTCTGCCGCCTGGGCGATGGTGGCAAGCAGCAGCAGGGCGGTCGCAAACAGTTTCATAGGCACTCTTCGTTATAAGGCATGGGCGGTACGAAACCGGCCCTGGTAATCGAAAATGGTTTCCCGTACCTGCCAGCCCCGCTTAAAGGCCCGGGCAATCACAAAGTCCGGGTGGCGAAAACGGGCAGCGACGGCCAGCACCTGCTCCAGGCTGGCAAAGTCGGGCTCGGTGCCCGGCGCCGGCCAGTGCGGACGCACAAATTCCTTGTAAAAACGGCCCTTGGGGCCTTTGGCATCGAAAGCATACCATTTTTGCAACTCGGTGCCGTCCTCGTCGTGGTAGGTCACCTTGAGCGCCGGGCCATACTTGCCGCTGCCGTTTTCCAGGGTGAGGCCGGCGCAGCGCAGCACCAGGGCGTCCTTCAGCGCCAGGGCGTCTTTCAGTTTTTGATCGGGATCCACCAGCACCGCGCCGCAGTCGTGGCACTGGCGGGCGGCGATGTCGTTTTCCGCCAGGCAGTGCGGGCAGCTTTTAAAGCGAAACCGGTAGCCGCATTCTTCCCGCTCATCGTCGTGTTCAAACAGCCCCTGGCAGCGGCGGCCGAAATGCTCCAGCACCCGGCCTTCACTGTCGGTCTTGCCCCAGAAGACATTGGCAAAGCCGCAGGCGGGGCAGGGCACCTGCACCTGGGTGGTGTCGGGGTTGGGTCTGGGCTCGCCCACTTCCGGGGCGAAGATGTCCATGTTGTTGCCGGCATAATCCAGCACCAGGCAATCGGTCTTGCCCGGGCTGAGGCGAAGGCCCCGGCCGATGATCTGTTGGTACAGGGCCACCGACTGGGTGGGGCGCAAAATGGCAATCAGGTCCACATGGGGGGCGTCAAAGCCGGTGGTGAGCACCGCCACGTTGACCAGAAATTTCAGCTCCCGGGCCTTGAAGCGGGCAATGATGGCGTCCCGCTCCGGCCCCGGAGTGTCGCCGGTCACCAGGGCGGTGTGCTCGGCGGGGAGCAGGCCGGCTATTTCGGTGGCATGGCGCACGGTGGCGGCGAAGATCATCACCCCCTGGCGATCTTCGGCATAGTCCTTGATCTGCTCCACCACATGAGGCGTCACCCTGGGCTGGCGGGCCAGTTCCCGCTCCAGCGCCTGCTCGGTAAACAGTCCTTGCTCATACAGGCGGGAAAAGTCGTAATGCACCACGGGAGCGTCGACCAGCTCCGGCGGGCACAGGTAACCCTGTTTGATCATCAGCCGCAGGGGCAGTTCAAACAGGCAATGTTCAAAAAAGCGCGGGCCCCGGCTGCGCACCATGCCATGGTGATGGGTGCGGTAAATCCAGCCCAGTCCCAGCCGGTAGGGGGTGGCGGTGAGCCCCAGCACCTTGAGTGCCGAATTGCTCTGGCGCAGGTGGTGAATGACCTGGGCATACTGGCTGTTGTCGTCGTCGGACACCCGATGGCATTCGTCGATAACCACCAGATTAAAGCCGCTGAAGGCGTCCAGATTGCGGGCCACCGACTGCACCGAGCCGAACACCACCTGGCGACTGCTTTCCCGGCGCTTGAGGCCGGCGGAGAAAATATCGGCCTCAATGCCATAGGCCTGATACTTGGCGTGGTTCTGCTCCACCAGCTCGCGCACATGGGCCAGCACCAGCACCCGGCCCCGGGCCAGGCGTGCCAGCTCGGCGATCACCAGGCTTTTGCCGGCGCCGGTGGGCAGCACCAGCACCCCCGGCTCGCTGTGGCGGCGGAAATAATCAAGAGTGCGATCCACCGCCTCCTGCTGATAGGGACGTAATGTAAACATTGTTCTCACCAAAGCTCGAAGCCCGAAATCCGCACGTCGACTGTTACCTCCGCAATGCGAAGCACCAGCAGGGTTGCCTGCGCCGACACGCTGCGAGTACATCCATGTAGCGCTCGGCACATGCCATCCATGGCATGTGACGGTCGGCTACGGCAATCCCTGCTGTTGCTTCGTCAAGCAGCGGCGTTGCCTGTTGAATACCAACAGGCGGCCGAGAGCTCCATAAGGAGGGCAAAGGGTGTCTGCTTCGCCGCGCCCTTCGCGCCAAGGATGGCGCGACGGAGCCCCCAGGGAGGGGTTTACGGCGTGCCTTCGAGCTGTGCGCTTTGACCGACGCTTGGCACGGCCTGTCTGTCAGCAGATGCATCGTGAGACAAGTAGCAGGCCGATAATTCGGGCCTCACATTTGCCCCGGAATAAGGTATCTTTAGCCCCTATCGTTTGTAATAACCGAGGCAACCATTTCTATGATCATCAAACCCAAGGTTCGTGGCTTTATCTGCACCACCACCCACCCGGTCGGCTGTGAGGCGAATGTACGTGAGCAGATCGCCTACGTCAAAGGCAAGGGCAAACTGGAGCAGGGGCCGAAAAAGGTGCTGGTGATCGGCGCGTCCACCGGTTACGGCCTGGCTTCCCGCATCAACGCCGCCTTTGGCAGCGGTGCCGCCACCATCGGCGTGTTCTTTGAAAAGCCGGGCACCGACAAGAAGCCGGGCACCGCCGGCTGGTACAACGCCGCCGCCTTTGACAAGGCCGCCAAGGAGGAAGGCCTGTACGCCAAGAGCATCAATGGCGATGCCTTCTCCAACGAATGCCGTGAAAAGGTCATTGAGCTCATCAAGCAGGATCTGGGCGACATCGATCTGGTGGTGTACTCCCTGGCCTCGCCGGTGCGTAAGCTGCCCGACAGCGGCGAAGTGGTACGCTCCGCCCTGAAGCCCATCGGCGAGCCCTACAAGTCCACTGCGCTGGACACCAACAAGGACGTGCTGGTGGAAGCCGTGGTGGAGCCCGCCAACGAGCAGGAAATTGCCGACACCATTCAGGTAATGGGCGGTCAGGACTGGGAGCTGTGGATGAACGCCCTGGAAGAGGCCGGCGTGCTGGCCGAGGGCGCCAAGTCCGTGGCCTATTCCTACATCGGCACCGATCTCACCTGGCCCATCTACTGGCACGGCACTCTTGGGAAAGCCAAGGAAGATCTGGACCGCGCCGCCCACGCCATCGACAGCAAGCTGAAAGCGCGCGGCGGCAACGCCCATGTGGCGGTGCTGAAGTCGGTGGTAACCCAGGCCTCTGCCGCCATTCCGGTGATGCCGCTGTATATCTCCATGGCCTTCAAGGTGATGAAGGAGCAGGGCATTCACGAGGGCTGCATCGAGCAAATTCAGCGCCTGTTCCATGATCGCCTCTACAGCGGTCAGCCGGCTCCGGTGGACGAGCAGAACCGCCTGCGCCTGGACGACTGGGAGCTGCGCGACGAGGTGCAGAACGCCTGCCGTGAGATCTGGCAACAGGTGCAGGACGACAACATCTACCAGCTCACCGACTACCAGGGCTACAAGGACGAGTTCCTGCGCCTGTTCGGTTTCGGCCTTGACGGTGTGGACTACGACGCCGACGTGGAGACTAAGGTCGACTTCGACGTGGTCGAACTGGCCTGAGCCGCTTCACCCGCGAATGTCAAAGCCCCGTTACGGGGCTTTTTTTGTGTCCGGGTTCGACAGCTTCGATCCCATGGCATGCCGTCCGGCTTGGTCAATCCTCGAATTTCCCGATACAGTGAATAGCATCGTTAACGGCAGGAGACTTGCCATGCACAAGCGTACTTTGATTGCCTCACTGCTGCTTGCGGGGCTGGCGCTGCCGGTGCAGGCCCAACCGCCCGAGGGTCGAGGCCCGGGCCAGGCACCCGGCCGGCAGCAGGAGCAACAGTGGCAGCGGGAAGACGGTCGTCACGACAATGAGTGGCGAGAGCACCGGAACGAACGCCGGGAAGACCGGTATCAGCGGGAGCACCATTACGACCGGGAACCGCGGGTGGACGAACGGCAGTTGCGCCGGCTGTTCCGGGAGCACAGAGACTGGCTGGAGTATGATGGCGGCCGGCGCCAGCTGCCGCCGGGCATCGCCAAGAACCTGCGTCGGGGCAAGCCGCTGCCGCCGGGTATTGCCAAGCAGTTTGACCCCAGGTTTCGGGAGCGGCTGCCCTATTACGAAGGCTACGAATGGCGCCGGGTCGACAACAAGGCGGTGCTGGTGGACTTGGCCACCGAGAACGTGCGCTACATCCTGGAAGACATTCTCAACTGAGGCGGTTCAGCCGGGCTGAGTGCATACCCGGTTGCGCCCTTCCCGTTTGGCCCGGTACAGGGCCTGGTCGGCCCGTTGCAGCCAGTCCTGGGGCGAGTTGATCTCGGGGGTCAGGGAGGCCACGCCCAGGCTGATGGTATAGCCCAGTGACAGACCGTGGGTATGAACGGTGGCATTGGCAATGGCCTGGCGCAGCCGCTCGCTGATCACCTCAGCCCCCCTGGCATCGGTCTGGGGCAGGATCAGGCCAAACTCCTCACCGCCGTAGCGCCCCGCCAGATCGGCATCGCGCAGGCAGTCCCTGATGACGTCCGCGGTATGGCGGATCACCTCGTCTCCCGCCGGGTGGCCATGGGAGTCATTGATGCGCTTGAAGTGATCGATATCGAGCATCACCAGGCTGCAGGGCTGGCGGTAGCGGCGGTAGCGGGCAAACTCGGTATTGAGCAGGCTTTCCCAGCTGCCCCGGTTAAGCAGGCCGGTCAGCCGGTCGGTGCGGCTGAGGCGCGACAGCTGCTTGTTGGCCTGCTCCAGGGCCAGCTTGCTGGTGGCCACGTCGGTCACGTCATACACCATCAGACACACCCGGCGAATGCTGCCGTCCGGATCGGCCAGCGGGTGAATGGTCAGGTTCTGGAACATGTAGTCGTGGGTGCCGGTAATGGGGCGGGTGCTGCGAAAGCGAAACAGCCAGGGGCGCTGCTCCCAGCTGGTAAAGGTGCGGGTGTTGAGGGTGATCACTGTCTCCACCTTGCGCCTGAGCCACTGCTCGGGCAGCTCCGGAAACAGACTGAACAGACGCTGGCCGCGCACCCGGGTGGAGCTCAGGCCGCTGTGGTTTTCCATAAACCCATTCCACAGCTCGATATGATAATCGCCATCCAGCACCACCAGGCCGATATCGACCGATTCCAGCATGTCGACCAGCCAGTGAAAATCGCGGGGGGTCTGGGCCGTCAGGGGCATGGGTTACTCCGTCATG
This window contains:
- a CDS encoding bifunctional diguanylate cyclase/phosphodiesterase is translated as MDQNNWLPGLAAPAPESASAYRRAPPADALMLARQVMQYTREGIVIMDPRGRVLEVNPAFCQHCELDAAALEGRHITHVSKGLHNGRYYRRIWQRLQFQEQWEGEVEHVTRRGEVATHWLMLRLIRDEAGRITHIVGILDDISRLRQSEERLSYLAHHDSLTGTANREFLLSWFARIRFDLQPNEQLALLFIDLDRFKPINDGFGHGVGDRVLRALAGRLQQMVDANEMVARIGGDEFVMVWRDIDSEQALFDRAGRLLERLEAPVRVEHHELSVGASVGISLYPRHGLEIETLLRYADTAMYEAKSRSRSHIALFDSNTFAQLEQRSRLARDFHQALAQQQLFLAYQPRLEMESGALPAVEALLRWRHPTLGLVSPDAFLPAARDAGLLGRLAEWVFATAAQQHRHWRQQGWRGRISLNMSGLEPELEQQRTLRLLDILREQGANPADFELELRSDVIMRRSESLLRVLAGFREAGMAVYLDNLGHGRFRFDLLKKLPVDGIKLDRTLLREPFDIFDQSVVQSLLLLARTLGLNTVACGVENAGQLAFLREHGCRQVQGAWLSGPLAPERVPSFTPALPGSAAPG
- a CDS encoding DUF1439 domain-containing protein, which gives rise to MSTALSAQTLTLTEQQLNRQLATQLGRDFPVSLGDWLKAGVRIEDVQVALGRQEADKARVFGRGLVTLEQGGVRHDWDISGDFSARPRFDSGEGALYLDEFELLGYHLNNSDAGPQAGFMLPLLLQSLADYLSRYPVYRLNEQDPLQQRLKNGTLSLSISPGQLTLEGLE
- the cls gene encoding cardiolipin synthase, with the protein product MNDYIYTVAGWLLFAAHTSLVVGVTFRVIMKRRPVGVSLAWLALIFAIPILGVATYILFGEVRLGRKRAERARAMYRPHADWINVLVTRFPGQQFEINDQVRPIYELVKARFNMPMLSGNGMTLLQQPVNILSAIRMDIERARSSCFLEFYIWHAGGMADEVALALMAAARRGVDCRLLLDSVGSADFFRSRWPARMKEAGVKVVEVLPVGAFRVLFERQDLRMHRKLVVIDDDVAYTGSMNLVDPACFKQDAGVGQWVDIMLRIRGPIVPIIWSLFVWDWEMETGERLLEQLEYHPISCLDNQLRLQLLPSGPFMGGDAISQSLLCAVYQARRRLVLITPYFVPDDPLVAALCSAADRGVEVQLLLPAKNDSRMVNHACNAFFDELLHAGVEIHLYSAGLLHTKCVLVDHQFGLVGTVNLDRRSFWLNFEMTLLVDDGQVMGELLQLADGYLADARPLSWLEWRQRPLRKRLLENLFYLLSPLL
- a CDS encoding pyridoxal phosphate-dependent aminotransferase, translated to MHSVEKSHKLDNVCYDIRGPVHKEARRLEDEGHRILKLNIGNPAPFGFDAPEELLKDAILNLPTSQGYCDSKGLFSARKAVMQYYQQKGLRTTDLDDIYIGNGVSELIVMAMQALLNNGDEILVPAPDYPLWTAAVTLSGGKAVHYMCDEQADWYPDLDDIRAKISPRTKGIVLINPNNPTGAVYGSEFLLEVIEIARQNKLIIFADEIYDKILYDDVAHHSVCTLCDDVLVATFNGLSKSYRAAGFRQGWMMLSGPKHQARGYIEGLEMLSSMRLCANVPMQHCIQAALGGYQSINELVLPGGRLRRQRDRAWELLNEIPGVSCVKPKGAIYMFPKLDPKVYNIKDDQKMVYDLLLQEKMLIVQGTGFNWPKPDHFRLVTLPRVDDITDAIERIARFLKHYQQ
- a CDS encoding GrxA family glutaredoxin produces the protein MFAVIFGRPGCPFCVRAKDLAEQLSNERDDFKYRYVDIHAEGISKADLEKTVGKPVETVPQIFLDQQHIGGFTDFEAHAKEHLGLYQ